In Pseudomonadota bacterium, the sequence GAGATGAGTGTCGGATACGCAACCCTCTACGGTGACATGGCAGGAGGTTTTGCAGTCATAAAAGACGTGCCCAAGACGCTGGTATATGAAATAGCACGCTATAGAAACAAACTGGGCATGGTTATCCCTGAACGGGTCATAATAAAAGAACCCACGGCAGAGCTGAAGCCGGATCAGAAAGACAGTGACACGTTGCCGCCTTATGAGATGTTGGATAAGATCCTGAAGGCCTATATTGAAGAAGATAAACATGCAGGAGAAATTTCATCTTCAATAGCGGCAAGTGGATTTATCGAGAAGACATTCCTTATGGTCGACAACAGTGAATATAAGCGACGCCAATCACCTATAGGGATTAAGATTACTCCTAAGGCATTCGGAAAAGACAGAAGGATGCCTATAACAAATAAGTACAGGGGGTGAAACATGCCTTTCGAAGAATTAGTACAAAGGATAAACCCTACGTTGAAGAAGATTACAAGGAAACTGAACGGTCATTTCACTTTTTTTAATGATGAGGATCTCTATCAGGAGGCGCTGACCAACCTTTGGATACGCTACAGTGAGGGTGCGCTTCATGATAAGACCGACAGTTATATATTGCAGGGTTGCTACTACTATCTACGGAATCATCTGCGTAAGGTGCATGACAATGCAGACTTCGTGAGTCTTGACAGCCCTATAAACGAAGAGGGATTAAAACTCGAGGATATCCTGTGTTCGAAAGATCAATCCCCATTTGATAATCTCGAAAGCAATATGGATATTGAAGATGCAGCAGACAGATGCCTCACAGAGAGGGAAAGGCAGATACTTCTGCTCCTCCTGGAAGGTATGTCGATGCGGGAGATAGGCATCAAATTTTCCATATCCCATGTAATGGTGCTGAAGATCAGGAACAGGATACGTGAAAAATACACAGGGCATGGCAACTGGCTGAGGAATTAAAGAGAGTTACCAAAGGCTAAGATTATTTTACTTAATATATGTATAAG encodes:
- a CDS encoding sigma-70 family RNA polymerase sigma factor is translated as MPFEELVQRINPTLKKITRKLNGHFTFFNDEDLYQEALTNLWIRYSEGALHDKTDSYILQGCYYYLRNHLRKVHDNADFVSLDSPINEEGLKLEDILCSKDQSPFDNLESNMDIEDAADRCLTERERQILLLLLEGMSMREIGIKFSISHVMVLKIRNRIREKYTGHGNWLRN